One segment of Macaca fascicularis isolate 582-1 chromosome 4, T2T-MFA8v1.1 DNA contains the following:
- the LOC123573096 gene encoding LOW QUALITY PROTEIN: putative uncharacterized protein FLJ45825 (The sequence of the model RefSeq protein was modified relative to this genomic sequence to represent the inferred CDS: inserted 1 base in 1 codon), whose translation INSCNSYFSEKSEQGLALSAQRQPSRIFALELPRGVLARLLAGCCGHVWQDKGDQLVPVFSGLPSFSNESPMSQETAQSWTNRDDIFYAYASMSPGATTEEQHRGTTQLLRFQLAPIKKLEGSLQTRFLLSSLHPRMTFPGRTGGGETSSRPPXRPWAGILIPQLPSTTGGRRSGHGTVRSWGPWKVVAEQLVGGTDPPAHGGRGRPSPNEHI comes from the exons ATTAACTCTTGCAAttcatatttttcagaaaagtcAGAGCAGGGGCTGGCTCTCTCCGCCCAGAGACAACCTTCTAGAATCTTTGCCCTTGAGTTACCCAGAGGTGTCCTTGCCAGGCTCTTAGCAGGTTGCTGCGGACATGTCTGGCAAGACAAAGGTGACCAGCTTGTTCCTGTTTTCTCGGGATTGCCCAGTTTTAGCAATGAAAGTCCCATGTCACAGGAAACCGCTCAGTCCTGGACAAATCGAGATG ACATTTTCTATGCATATGCAAGCAT GTCACCAGGAGCAACAACAGAGGAACAACACAGAGGAACAACACAGCTTTTGCGCTTCCAGCTGGCTCCCATCAAGAAGTTAGAAGGGAGCCTGCAAACACGTTTCCTGCTATCATCTCTCCACCCCAGAATGACTTTCCCTGGCAGAACTGGGGGAGGGGAGACGAGCAGCAGGCCCC GGAGGCCCTGGGCAGGAATATTAATACCCCAACTTCCCAGCACaacaggagggaggaggagcggCCATGGCACAGTCAGGTCCTGGGGACCCTGGAAGGTGGTTGCTGAGCAGCTCGTGGGAGGCACGGATCCTCCAGCTCACGGCGGCAGGGGCCGCCCAAGTCCTAATGAACACATCTAG